Proteins encoded by one window of Arachis ipaensis cultivar K30076 chromosome B04, Araip1.1, whole genome shotgun sequence:
- the LOC107637923 gene encoding uncharacterized protein LOC107637923 isoform X1 encodes MAELHSTSNSTLTPPPSTSAGNNESSGASPSTSRGRRNDQNAADRSQARFRSPEIEPIVGHAGRVIGWGIGDESSSVREDAWSCFAVVFMFWFFVSVTIILGVYGSMNLLLGPETSIVFQPSPLFVQYLRVENLEEKPGPVVYGTYQYPDLDVITTWEQTLHVTIPSDTHQEWIYYLNTGSEVNISYHLSPVSSSVLLIIADGAESLAQWIEYPTYRNSTLSWNMIHGMTKVKINFILILNLCLMLIYFFTGAGMITQKIHRSSSYYVALGNLDEVVQVELNLTVRAYLHNTKNAYYKYALASRSSCSLSIFFPQGNAAILTTPGPQKNASDDEWYVKVTYGPRWITYIVGIGGLTLLMFWAFNLLNNLQFAREERSGVMNNGTAPDRGPLRSRKDDDLSSWGSSYDSLSQDDEDLDSQAGGSAEGKSLGDGEISNNTRRLCAICFDAPRDCFFLPCGHSAACFECGTRIAEAAGTCPVCRRNMKKVRKIFTV; translated from the exons ATGGCCGAACTTCATTCCACTTCAAATTCAACTCTAACTCCTCCTCCGTCTACTTCCGCGGGTAACAATGAATCTTCTGGAGCTTCACCGTCGACTTCCCGAGGCCGTCGCAACGATCAGAACGCCGCTGACCGATCTCAGGCTCGATTCCGGTCGCCTGAAATTGAACCGATCGTTGGCCATGCTGGCAGAGTCATTGGCTGGGGAATCGGGGACGAGTCGTCGTCTGTTAGGGAAGATGCATGGTCATGCTTTGCTGTTgtattcatgttttggtttttcG TGTCGGTGACTATAATACTTGGGGTTTATGGGTCCATGAATCTCTTGCTTGGTCCAGAAACATCGATTGTGTTCCAACCTAGCCCTCTGTTCGTGCAATATCTCAGG GTAGAAAACTTAGAAGAAAAGCCAGGTCCTGTCGTGTATGGTACTTACCAATATCCAGATCTTGATGTTATTACCACTTGGGAACAAACTCTGCATGTAACTATTCCCTCTGACACACATCAG GAATGGATTTATTATCTGAATACAGGTTCAGAAGTGAATATTTCATATCATTTGAGCCCTGTGAGCTCGTCCGTTCTCCTTATAATTGCAGATG GGGCTGAAAGCCTCGCTCAGTGGATTGAATACCCTACATACCGTAATTCAACTCTCTCATGGAACATGATCCATGGTATGACAAAGGTAAAGATAAATTTTATACTCATATTAAACCTATGTTTGATGCTCATTTATTTTTTCACAGGAGCTGGTATGATTACACAGAAAATACACAGGTCGTCGAGCTATTATGTAGCGTTGGGAAATTTGGATGAGGTGGTGCAG GTGGAACTAAACCTCACAGTTAGGGCCTACTTGCACAATACAAAGAATGCTTACTACAAATATGCCTTGGCAAGTAGAAGTTCGTGCAGTTTGAGCATTTTCTTTCCACAAGGAAACGCAGCTATCTTGACTACTCCTGGTCCACAAAAG AATGCATCAGATGATGAATGGTACGTCAAAGTGACCTATGGACCTAGATGGATCACATATATTGTAGGCATAG GTGGATTGACTTTGCttatgttttgggcattcaacctCTTGAACAATCTCCAGTTTGCCCGTGAAGAAAGATCAGGAGTTATGAACAATGGGACGGCACCTGATAGAGGCCCTTTGCGCTCTCGAAAAGATGATGACCTTTCCAGCTGGGGTTCATCATATGATTCACTGTCACAAGATGACGAAGATCTTGACTCTCAGGCCGGAGGTTCCGCGGAGGGGAAGTCTCTAGGTGATGGAGAAATTAGTAACAATACTCGGCGTCTCTGTGCCATTTGCTTTGATGCTCCGAGGGATTGTTTCTTTCTTCCTTGTGGGCACTCTGCAGCTTGTTTTGAATGTGGAACTAG GATCGCCGAGGCTGCTGGTACTTGCCCTGTTTGTCGTAGGAAcatgaagaaagtgagaaagattTTTACTGTTTGA
- the LOC107637923 gene encoding uncharacterized protein LOC107637923 isoform X2 — protein sequence MAELHSTSNSTLTPPPSTSAGNNESSGASPSTSRGRRNDQNAADRSQARFRSPEIEPIVGHAGRVIGWGIGDESSSVREDAWSCFAVVFMFWFFVSVTIILGVYGSMNLLLGPETSIVFQPSPLFVQYLRVENLEEKPGPVVYGTYQYPDLDVITTWEQTLHVTIPSDTHQEWIYYLNTGSEVNISYHLSPVSSSVLLIIADGAESLAQWIEYPTYRNSTLSWNMIHGAGMITQKIHRSSSYYVALGNLDEVVQVELNLTVRAYLHNTKNAYYKYALASRSSCSLSIFFPQGNAAILTTPGPQKNASDDEWYVKVTYGPRWITYIVGIGGLTLLMFWAFNLLNNLQFAREERSGVMNNGTAPDRGPLRSRKDDDLSSWGSSYDSLSQDDEDLDSQAGGSAEGKSLGDGEISNNTRRLCAICFDAPRDCFFLPCGHSAACFECGTRIAEAAGTCPVCRRNMKKVRKIFTV from the exons ATGGCCGAACTTCATTCCACTTCAAATTCAACTCTAACTCCTCCTCCGTCTACTTCCGCGGGTAACAATGAATCTTCTGGAGCTTCACCGTCGACTTCCCGAGGCCGTCGCAACGATCAGAACGCCGCTGACCGATCTCAGGCTCGATTCCGGTCGCCTGAAATTGAACCGATCGTTGGCCATGCTGGCAGAGTCATTGGCTGGGGAATCGGGGACGAGTCGTCGTCTGTTAGGGAAGATGCATGGTCATGCTTTGCTGTTgtattcatgttttggtttttcG TGTCGGTGACTATAATACTTGGGGTTTATGGGTCCATGAATCTCTTGCTTGGTCCAGAAACATCGATTGTGTTCCAACCTAGCCCTCTGTTCGTGCAATATCTCAGG GTAGAAAACTTAGAAGAAAAGCCAGGTCCTGTCGTGTATGGTACTTACCAATATCCAGATCTTGATGTTATTACCACTTGGGAACAAACTCTGCATGTAACTATTCCCTCTGACACACATCAG GAATGGATTTATTATCTGAATACAGGTTCAGAAGTGAATATTTCATATCATTTGAGCCCTGTGAGCTCGTCCGTTCTCCTTATAATTGCAGATG GGGCTGAAAGCCTCGCTCAGTGGATTGAATACCCTACATACCGTAATTCAACTCTCTCATGGAACATGATCCATG GAGCTGGTATGATTACACAGAAAATACACAGGTCGTCGAGCTATTATGTAGCGTTGGGAAATTTGGATGAGGTGGTGCAG GTGGAACTAAACCTCACAGTTAGGGCCTACTTGCACAATACAAAGAATGCTTACTACAAATATGCCTTGGCAAGTAGAAGTTCGTGCAGTTTGAGCATTTTCTTTCCACAAGGAAACGCAGCTATCTTGACTACTCCTGGTCCACAAAAG AATGCATCAGATGATGAATGGTACGTCAAAGTGACCTATGGACCTAGATGGATCACATATATTGTAGGCATAG GTGGATTGACTTTGCttatgttttgggcattcaacctCTTGAACAATCTCCAGTTTGCCCGTGAAGAAAGATCAGGAGTTATGAACAATGGGACGGCACCTGATAGAGGCCCTTTGCGCTCTCGAAAAGATGATGACCTTTCCAGCTGGGGTTCATCATATGATTCACTGTCACAAGATGACGAAGATCTTGACTCTCAGGCCGGAGGTTCCGCGGAGGGGAAGTCTCTAGGTGATGGAGAAATTAGTAACAATACTCGGCGTCTCTGTGCCATTTGCTTTGATGCTCCGAGGGATTGTTTCTTTCTTCCTTGTGGGCACTCTGCAGCTTGTTTTGAATGTGGAACTAG GATCGCCGAGGCTGCTGGTACTTGCCCTGTTTGTCGTAGGAAcatgaagaaagtgagaaagattTTTACTGTTTGA